From the Lolium rigidum isolate FL_2022 chromosome 2, APGP_CSIRO_Lrig_0.1, whole genome shotgun sequence genome, one window contains:
- the LOC124688633 gene encoding glutamate receptor 2.8-like: MAAGRQYTAGASSSSFPLAVCFFPLLVAALLGLHVATGQGVPAAAPVPVSVGVILDFSSAVSLRRRTGIEMAVEDYYAAHPGSATRVELHFRDSAGDVVGATSAAVDLINNAQVQAIIGPQTSAQAEFVAHLGSRAHVPVLSYSATSPSLSPVQTPYFVRTAAKDSFQAAPVAAVLAAFGWRAVAVVHEDSPYGAGILPALADALQSSGVGGAAIVDRTSVRNDASNDALDALLARLMAKPTRVFVVHATSNLVARLFQRARAAKMMSDGYVWLATDDVGSSVDRFGPDEVDAMQGVVSLRPHVEMTDRVKNFSARFRARFRRDNPGSDEDLITDSTAMRLWAYDTAWAIAAAAEAAGTVTGPPFQAPQRRPSTANTTDLDRIGVSVTGASLLRELLNTTFDGMAGKFELVDGQLQVAAYEVVNIIGKGARTVGFWTPESGLSPELNGGGGGRTPHLKHILWPGETLSAPKGWTMSQSGRVLTVAVPVKGGFKQFVDASPNSTSNNITGYCIDVFNQVMENLPYPVLYQYEPYNESSESYEKLVNLVRDGTADIVVGDVTITASRLEAVDFTMPFTESGWSMVVAARQDPAASMWIFLQPLTASLWLASLAFFCFTGFVVWVIEHRVNPEFRGTPTQQFGLIFYFAFSTLVFSHKEKLESNLSRFVVIIWVFVVLILTSSYTASLTSMLTVQKLQPKVADVTELQRRGHYIGYQEGTFIEPFLRKMGFDERKMKKYSTAEQYAEALSKGSANGGVDAVFDEVPYLKLFLSQYCDGYMMQGPVYKTDGFGFVFPRGSPMVGDVSRGIMKLAEGDETARIEKKWFGDLGTCRSGPDVGSSNLSFQSFGGLFLITGVVSTLMLLLYVAIFAYRERDELRAAEAEAATTASGSGSVSVRRMKAWMQHYDRKDLKSPTFKTWNEESVRNGGDFATTPFARTPRSGDASGTPRAEHAATGGTSPLSVYISSEMNAGSSPEGTPASEISESFEQRMEGSANSVEMGRTTASQLQ; this comes from the exons ATGGCGGCCGGGAGGCAATACACGGCGGgcgcgtcttcttcttcttttcccctcGCCGTCTGCTTCTTCCCCCTGCTCGTGGCCGCGCTCCTCGGGCTGCACGTGGCGACGGGGCAGggcgtgccggcggcggcgccggtgccGGTCAGCGTGGGAGTGATCCTGGATTTTTCGTCGGCGGTGTCGCTGAGGCGGCGGACCGGCATTGAGATGGCGGTGGAGGACTACTACGCGGCGCACCCGGGGTCGGCCACCAGGGTCGAGCTCCACTTCAGGGACTCCGCCGGCGACGTCGTCGGCGCCACCTCCGCCG CGGTGGACCTGATCAACAACGCCCAGGTGCAGGCCATCATCGGGCCGCAGACGTCGGCGCAGGCGGAGTTCGTGGCGCACCTCGGCAGCCGCGCCCATGTCCCCGTGCTCTCCTACTCCGCCACCTCCCCGTCCCTCTCCCCGGTGCAGACGCCCTACTTCGTGCGCACCGCCGCCAAGGACTCCTTCCAGGCCGCACccgtcgccgccgtcctcgccgcctTCGGGTGGCGCGCGGTGGCCGTCGTGCACGAGGACTCCCCCTACGGCGCCGGCATCCTCCCGGCGCTCGCCGACGCGCTCCAGAGCTCCGGCGTAGGCGGCGCGGCGATCGTGGACCGCACCTCAGTGCGGAACGACGCGTCCAACGACGCCCTCGACGCGCTCCTGGCCCGCCTCATGGCGAAGCCGACGCGCGTGTTCGTCGTGCACGCGACGTCCAACCTTGTCGCGCGGCTCTTCCAGCGGGCGAGGGCTGCCAAGATGATGTCTGACGGCTACGTCTGGCTCGCGACGGACGACGTTGGCAGCTCTGTCGACAGGTTCGGCCCCGACGAAGTCGACGCCATGCAGGGCGTCGTCAGCCTCCGGCCTCACGTGGAGATGACGGACCGAGTAAAGAACTTCTCGGCGCGGTTTCGGGCGAGGTTCCGGCGGGACAACCCGGGCTCTGACGAAGACTTGATCACTGACTCGACTGCGATGAGGCTCTGGGCATACGACACGGCGTGGGCGATCGCCGCGGCGGCCGAGGCCGCCGGCACCGTCACCGGCCCGCCGTTCCAGGCACCACAGAGAAGGCCATCCACGGCAAATACCACAGACCTTGACCGGATCGGCGTGtcggtcaccggagcatcgcttCTCAGGGAGCTACTCAACACGACGTTCGACGGAATGGCTGGCAAGTTCGAGCTGGTCGACGGTCAACTGCAGGTGGCGGCGTATGAGGTGGTGAACATCATCGGGAAAGGTGCCAGGACGGTGGGGTTCTGGACGCCGGAGTCCGGCCTCTCGCCGGAgctgaacggcggcggcggcggcaggacgcCGCACCTGAAACACATCCTCTGGCCAGGCGAGACGCTGTCGGCGCCGAAAGGCTGGACGATGTCGCAGAGCGGGCGCGTGCTCACAGTCGCCGTGCCGGTGAAGGGCGGGTTCAAGCAATTCGTCGACGCCTCCCCGAACTCCACGTCCAATAATATCACCGGCTACTGCATCGACGTGTTCAACCAGGTGATGGAGAACCTGCCCTACCCGGTGCTGTACCAGTACGAGCCGTACAATGAAAGCTCGGAGTCGTACGAGAAGCTGGTGAACCTGGTGCGCGACGGGACGGCGGACATAGTGGTGGGGGACGTGACGATCACGGCGAGCAGGCTGGAGGCGGTGGACTTCACGATGCCGTTCACGGAGTCCGGGTGgtcgatggtggtggcggcgcggcaggACCCGGCGGCCAGCATGTGGATCTTCCTGCAGCCGCTCACCGCTAGCCTCTGGCTCGCCAGCCTCGCCTTCTTCTGCTTCACTGGCTTCGTCGTCTGGGTCATCGAGCACCGCGTCAACCCGGAGTTCCGGGGCACGCCGACCCAGCAGTTCGGCCTCATCTTCTACTTCGCCTTCTCCACCCTCGTCTTCTCACACA AGGAGAAACTGGAGAGCAACCTGTCAAGGTTCGTGGTGATCATCTGGGTGTTCGTGGTGCTGATCCTGACGTCGAGCTACACGGCGAGCCTGACGTCGATGCTGACGGTGCAGAAGCTGCAGCCGAAGGTGGCCGACGTGACGGAGCTCCAGCGGCGCGGCCACTACATCGGGTACCAGGAGGGCACCTTCATCGAGCCCTTTCTAAGGAAGATGGGCTTCGACGAGCGCAAGATGAAGAAGTACAGCACGGCGGAGCAGTACGCCGAGGCGCTGTCCAAGGGGTCGGCGAACGGCGGCGTCGACGCCGTGTTCGACGAGGTGCCGTACCTGAAGCTGTTCCTGTCGCAGTACTGCGACGGGTACATGATGCAGGGGCCCGTGTACAAGACGGACGGCTTCGGGTTCGTGTTCCCGAGAGGGTCGCCGATGGTGGGGGACGTGTCACGGGGGATCATGAAGCTGGCGGAGGGGGACGAGACGGCGCGCAtcgagaagaagtggttcggcgaCCTGGGCACGTGCCGGAGCGGCCCGGACGTCGGCTCGTCGAACCTCAGCTTCCAGAGCTTCGGTGGCCTGTTCCTCATCACCGGCGTGGTGTCCACCCTCATGCTGCTGCTCTACGTCGCCATCTTCGCCTACCGCGAGCGGGACGAGCTCCGGGCGGCGGAGGCTGAGGCCGCCACCACGGCCTCCGGCTCCGGCAGCGTGTCGGTGCGGAGAATGAAGGCATGGATGCAGCATTACGACAGGAAGGATCTCAAGTCGCCGACGTTCAAGACGTGGAACGAGGAGTCCGTGAGGAACGGCGGTGACTTTGCGACGACGCCTTTTGCGCGGACGCCGCGGAGCGGCGACGCAAGCGGGACGCCGAGGGCCGAACATGCTGCAACGGGCGGCACGAGCCCGCTGAGCGTGTACATCAGCTCGGAAATGAACGCTGGCTCTTCGCCGGAGGGAACCCCGGCGTCAGAGATCAGCGAGTCATTcgagcagaggatggaggggtcaGCCAACTCAGTGGAGATGGGAAGAACGACAGCCTCTCAACTGCAGTAG